In Gasterosteus aculeatus chromosome 15, fGasAcu3.hap1.1, whole genome shotgun sequence, a single genomic region encodes these proteins:
- the gabrg1 gene encoding gamma-aminobutyric acid receptor subunit gamma-1 isoform X1, whose protein sequence is MNPGMLLALGLCTAFGSSKREEEDYEAVPINKTWVLSPKVYESEVTLILNKLLQGYDNKLRPDIGVRPTVIETSVYINSIGPVDPINMEYTIDIFFAQTWYDSRLKFNSSTKLLMLNSNMVGKIWIPDTFFRNSRKSDAHWITTPNRLLRLWSNGRVMYTLRLTINAECYLKLHNFPMDEHSCPLEFSSYGYPKNEINYRWQRRAVEVADQQYWRLYQFAFVGLRNTSHVAHTQSGEYVIMTIFFDLSRRMGYFTIQTYIPCSMIVVLSWVSFWINKDAVPARTSLGITTVLTMTTLSTISRKSLPKVSYVTAMDLFVSVCFIFTFAALMEYGTLHYFTSNRQTKKGKANNVTQQKSVSVLNTHPGTSLLQMTNIVPYDEEGDSAYDCLDGKDCTSFFCCFDDCRSGAWRENRMHVRVSRVDFYSRILFPTAFGFFNLVYWISYLYL, encoded by the exons ATGAACCCCGGGATGCTTTTGGCACTCGGACTCTG TACAGCATTTGGGTCCAGTAAACGGGAAGAAGAAGACTATGAGGCTGTTCCCATAAATAAGACTTGGGTCTTATCACCGAAGGTCTACGAGAGCGAGGTGACTTTGATCCTGAACAAACTTCTGCAGGGCTATGACAACAAACTGCGACCTGATATTGGAG TGAGGCCAACAGTGATTGAAACATCTGTGTACATCAACAGCATTGGACCAGTGGACCCCATCAACATG GAATACACCATTGACATCTTCTTTGCCCAGACATGGTATGACAGCAGATTGAAGTTCAACAGCTCAACAAAGCTGCTCATGCTCAACAGTAACATGGTAGGCAAAATCTGGATTCCTGACACGTTCTTCAGGAATTCCCGCAAATCTGACGCCCACTGGATCACCACTCCCAATCGTCTTCTGAGGCTGTGGAGTAACGGGAGAGTCATGTACACGTTGAG GTTGACTATTAATGCGGAGTGTTACCTAAAGCTGCATAACTTTCCAATGGATGAGCACTCGTGTCCACTGGAGTTTTCAAGCT ATGGTTATCCCAAAAATGAGATCAATTACCGGTGGCAGAGACGAGCAGTGGAGGTGGCAGACCAGCAGTACTGGAGACTTTACCAATTTGCCTTTGTAGGGTTGAGAAACACCTCTCATGTGGCGCACACCCAGTCAG GGGAATATGTAATTATGACAATCTTTTTTGACCTGAGTCGGCGAATGGGATACTTCACCATCCAGACATACATTCCCTGCAGCATGATTGTGGTCTTGTCTTGGGTCTCCTTTTGGATCAACAAGGATGCGGTTCCAGCCCGTACATCTCTAG GTATCACCACAGTGCTCACGATGACAACTCTAAGCACCATCTCAAGAAAGTCTCTTCCCAAGGTCTCCTATGTGACTGCAATGGAcctgtttgtctctgtctgcTTCATTTTCACCTTTGCTGCACTTATGGAGTATGGAACTCTGCACTACTTCACCAGCAACAGACAAACCAAGAAGGGCAAAGCCAATAACGTCACACAG CAGAAATCTGTAAGCGTGTTAAATACCCATCCTGGCACCTCCTTGCTGCAGATGACCAACATTGTGCCCTATGACGAGGAAGGGGACTCTGCCTACGATTGTTTGGATGGAAAAGACTGTACCAgctttttctgctgctttgatgACTGCCGCTCCGGTGCCTGGCGTGAAAACAGGATGCATGTGCGAGTTTCCAGGGTTGATTTTTACTCACGGATATTGTTCCCCACCGCTTTTGGCTTTTTCAATCTGGTTTATTGGATAAGTTATCTGTATCTATAA
- the gabrg1 gene encoding gamma-aminobutyric acid receptor subunit gamma-1 isoform X3 — MNPGMLLALGLCTAFGSSKREEEDYEAVPINKTWVLSPKVYESEVTLILNKLLQGYDNKLRPDIGVRPTVIETSVYINSIGPVDPINMEYTIDIFFAQTWYDSRLKFNSSTKLLMLNSNMVGKIWIPDTFFRNSRKSDAHWITTPNRLLRLWSNGRVMYTLRLTINAECYLKLHNFPMDEHSCPLEFSSYGYPKNEINYRWQRRAVEVADQQYWRLYQFAFVGLRNTSHVAHTQSGEYVIMTIFFDLSRRMGYFTIQTYIPCSMIVVLSWVSFWINKDAVPARTSLGITTVLTMTTLSTISRKSLPKVSYVTAMDLFVSVCFIFTFAALMEYGTLHYFTSNRQTKKGKANNVTQMTNIVPYDEEGDSAYDCLDGKDCTSFFCCFDDCRSGAWRENRMHVRVSRVDFYSRILFPTAFGFFNLVYWISYLYL; from the exons ATGAACCCCGGGATGCTTTTGGCACTCGGACTCTG TACAGCATTTGGGTCCAGTAAACGGGAAGAAGAAGACTATGAGGCTGTTCCCATAAATAAGACTTGGGTCTTATCACCGAAGGTCTACGAGAGCGAGGTGACTTTGATCCTGAACAAACTTCTGCAGGGCTATGACAACAAACTGCGACCTGATATTGGAG TGAGGCCAACAGTGATTGAAACATCTGTGTACATCAACAGCATTGGACCAGTGGACCCCATCAACATG GAATACACCATTGACATCTTCTTTGCCCAGACATGGTATGACAGCAGATTGAAGTTCAACAGCTCAACAAAGCTGCTCATGCTCAACAGTAACATGGTAGGCAAAATCTGGATTCCTGACACGTTCTTCAGGAATTCCCGCAAATCTGACGCCCACTGGATCACCACTCCCAATCGTCTTCTGAGGCTGTGGAGTAACGGGAGAGTCATGTACACGTTGAG GTTGACTATTAATGCGGAGTGTTACCTAAAGCTGCATAACTTTCCAATGGATGAGCACTCGTGTCCACTGGAGTTTTCAAGCT ATGGTTATCCCAAAAATGAGATCAATTACCGGTGGCAGAGACGAGCAGTGGAGGTGGCAGACCAGCAGTACTGGAGACTTTACCAATTTGCCTTTGTAGGGTTGAGAAACACCTCTCATGTGGCGCACACCCAGTCAG GGGAATATGTAATTATGACAATCTTTTTTGACCTGAGTCGGCGAATGGGATACTTCACCATCCAGACATACATTCCCTGCAGCATGATTGTGGTCTTGTCTTGGGTCTCCTTTTGGATCAACAAGGATGCGGTTCCAGCCCGTACATCTCTAG GTATCACCACAGTGCTCACGATGACAACTCTAAGCACCATCTCAAGAAAGTCTCTTCCCAAGGTCTCCTATGTGACTGCAATGGAcctgtttgtctctgtctgcTTCATTTTCACCTTTGCTGCACTTATGGAGTATGGAACTCTGCACTACTTCACCAGCAACAGACAAACCAAGAAGGGCAAAGCCAATAACGTCACACAG ATGACCAACATTGTGCCCTATGACGAGGAAGGGGACTCTGCCTACGATTGTTTGGATGGAAAAGACTGTACCAgctttttctgctgctttgatgACTGCCGCTCCGGTGCCTGGCGTGAAAACAGGATGCATGTGCGAGTTTCCAGGGTTGATTTTTACTCACGGATATTGTTCCCCACCGCTTTTGGCTTTTTCAATCTGGTTTATTGGATAAGTTATCTGTATCTATAA
- the gabrg1 gene encoding gamma-aminobutyric acid receptor subunit gamma-1 isoform X5: MNPGMLLALGLCTAFGSSKREEEDYEAVPINKTWVLSPKVYESEVTLILNKLLQGYDNKLRPDIGVRPTVIETSVYINSIGPVDPINMEYTIDIFFAQTWYDSRLKFNSSTKLLMLNSNMVGKIWIPDTFFRNSRKSDAHWITTPNRLLRLWSNGRVMYTLRLTINAECYLKLHNFPMDEHSCPLEFSSYGYPKNEINYRWQRRAVEVADQQYWRLYQFAFVGLRNTSHVAHTQSGEYVIMTIFFDLSRRMGYFTIQTYIPCSMIVVLSWVSFWINKDAVPARTSLAGIDFSPPATL, encoded by the exons ATGAACCCCGGGATGCTTTTGGCACTCGGACTCTG TACAGCATTTGGGTCCAGTAAACGGGAAGAAGAAGACTATGAGGCTGTTCCCATAAATAAGACTTGGGTCTTATCACCGAAGGTCTACGAGAGCGAGGTGACTTTGATCCTGAACAAACTTCTGCAGGGCTATGACAACAAACTGCGACCTGATATTGGAG TGAGGCCAACAGTGATTGAAACATCTGTGTACATCAACAGCATTGGACCAGTGGACCCCATCAACATG GAATACACCATTGACATCTTCTTTGCCCAGACATGGTATGACAGCAGATTGAAGTTCAACAGCTCAACAAAGCTGCTCATGCTCAACAGTAACATGGTAGGCAAAATCTGGATTCCTGACACGTTCTTCAGGAATTCCCGCAAATCTGACGCCCACTGGATCACCACTCCCAATCGTCTTCTGAGGCTGTGGAGTAACGGGAGAGTCATGTACACGTTGAG GTTGACTATTAATGCGGAGTGTTACCTAAAGCTGCATAACTTTCCAATGGATGAGCACTCGTGTCCACTGGAGTTTTCAAGCT ATGGTTATCCCAAAAATGAGATCAATTACCGGTGGCAGAGACGAGCAGTGGAGGTGGCAGACCAGCAGTACTGGAGACTTTACCAATTTGCCTTTGTAGGGTTGAGAAACACCTCTCATGTGGCGCACACCCAGTCAG GGGAATATGTAATTATGACAATCTTTTTTGACCTGAGTCGGCGAATGGGATACTTCACCATCCAGACATACATTCCCTGCAGCATGATTGTGGTCTTGTCTTGGGTCTCCTTTTGGATCAACAAGGATGCGGTTCCAGCCCGTACATCTCTAG CTGGGATTGACTTCAGCCCTCCAGCGACCCTCTAA
- the gabrg1 gene encoding gamma-aminobutyric acid receptor subunit gamma-1 isoform X2, whose product MNPGMLLALGLCTAFGSSKREEEDYEAVPINKTWVLSPKVYESEVTLILNKLLQGYDNKLRPDIGVRPTVIETSVYINSIGPVDPINMEYTIDIFFAQTWYDSRLKFNSSTKLLMLNSNMVGKIWIPDTFFRNSRKSDAHWITTPNRLLRLWSNGRVMYTLRLTINAECYLKLHNFPMDEHSCPLEFSSYGYPKNEINYRWQRRAVEVADQQYWRLYQFAFVGLRNTSHVAHTQSGEYVIMTIFFDLSRRMGYFTIQTYIPCSMIVVLSWVSFWINKDAVPARTSLGITTVLTMTTLSTISRKSLPKVSYVTAMDLFVSVCFIFTFAALMEYGTLHYFTSNRQTKKGKANNVTQKSVSVLNTHPGTSLLQMTNIVPYDEEGDSAYDCLDGKDCTSFFCCFDDCRSGAWRENRMHVRVSRVDFYSRILFPTAFGFFNLVYWISYLYL is encoded by the exons ATGAACCCCGGGATGCTTTTGGCACTCGGACTCTG TACAGCATTTGGGTCCAGTAAACGGGAAGAAGAAGACTATGAGGCTGTTCCCATAAATAAGACTTGGGTCTTATCACCGAAGGTCTACGAGAGCGAGGTGACTTTGATCCTGAACAAACTTCTGCAGGGCTATGACAACAAACTGCGACCTGATATTGGAG TGAGGCCAACAGTGATTGAAACATCTGTGTACATCAACAGCATTGGACCAGTGGACCCCATCAACATG GAATACACCATTGACATCTTCTTTGCCCAGACATGGTATGACAGCAGATTGAAGTTCAACAGCTCAACAAAGCTGCTCATGCTCAACAGTAACATGGTAGGCAAAATCTGGATTCCTGACACGTTCTTCAGGAATTCCCGCAAATCTGACGCCCACTGGATCACCACTCCCAATCGTCTTCTGAGGCTGTGGAGTAACGGGAGAGTCATGTACACGTTGAG GTTGACTATTAATGCGGAGTGTTACCTAAAGCTGCATAACTTTCCAATGGATGAGCACTCGTGTCCACTGGAGTTTTCAAGCT ATGGTTATCCCAAAAATGAGATCAATTACCGGTGGCAGAGACGAGCAGTGGAGGTGGCAGACCAGCAGTACTGGAGACTTTACCAATTTGCCTTTGTAGGGTTGAGAAACACCTCTCATGTGGCGCACACCCAGTCAG GGGAATATGTAATTATGACAATCTTTTTTGACCTGAGTCGGCGAATGGGATACTTCACCATCCAGACATACATTCCCTGCAGCATGATTGTGGTCTTGTCTTGGGTCTCCTTTTGGATCAACAAGGATGCGGTTCCAGCCCGTACATCTCTAG GTATCACCACAGTGCTCACGATGACAACTCTAAGCACCATCTCAAGAAAGTCTCTTCCCAAGGTCTCCTATGTGACTGCAATGGAcctgtttgtctctgtctgcTTCATTTTCACCTTTGCTGCACTTATGGAGTATGGAACTCTGCACTACTTCACCAGCAACAGACAAACCAAGAAGGGCAAAGCCAATAACGTCACACAG AAATCTGTAAGCGTGTTAAATACCCATCCTGGCACCTCCTTGCTGCAGATGACCAACATTGTGCCCTATGACGAGGAAGGGGACTCTGCCTACGATTGTTTGGATGGAAAAGACTGTACCAgctttttctgctgctttgatgACTGCCGCTCCGGTGCCTGGCGTGAAAACAGGATGCATGTGCGAGTTTCCAGGGTTGATTTTTACTCACGGATATTGTTCCCCACCGCTTTTGGCTTTTTCAATCTGGTTTATTGGATAAGTTATCTGTATCTATAA
- the gabrg1 gene encoding gamma-aminobutyric acid receptor subunit gamma-1 isoform X4 → MNPGMLLALGLCTAFGSSKREEEDYEAVPINKTWVLSPKVYESEVTLILNKLLQGYDNKLRPDIGVRPTVIETSVYINSIGPVDPINMEYTIDIFFAQTWNSRKSDAHWITTPNRLLRLWSNGRVMYTLRLTINAECYLKLHNFPMDEHSCPLEFSSYGYPKNEINYRWQRRAVEVADQQYWRLYQFAFVGLRNTSHVAHTQSGEYVIMTIFFDLSRRMGYFTIQTYIPCSMIVVLSWVSFWINKDAVPARTSLGITTVLTMTTLSTISRKSLPKVSYVTAMDLFVSVCFIFTFAALMEYGTLHYFTSNRQTKKGKANNVTQQKSVSVLNTHPGTSLLQMTNIVPYDEEGDSAYDCLDGKDCTSFFCCFDDCRSGAWRENRMHVRVSRVDFYSRILFPTAFGFFNLVYWISYLYL, encoded by the exons ATGAACCCCGGGATGCTTTTGGCACTCGGACTCTG TACAGCATTTGGGTCCAGTAAACGGGAAGAAGAAGACTATGAGGCTGTTCCCATAAATAAGACTTGGGTCTTATCACCGAAGGTCTACGAGAGCGAGGTGACTTTGATCCTGAACAAACTTCTGCAGGGCTATGACAACAAACTGCGACCTGATATTGGAG TGAGGCCAACAGTGATTGAAACATCTGTGTACATCAACAGCATTGGACCAGTGGACCCCATCAACATG GAATACACCATTGACATCTTCTTTGCCCAGACATG GAATTCCCGCAAATCTGACGCCCACTGGATCACCACTCCCAATCGTCTTCTGAGGCTGTGGAGTAACGGGAGAGTCATGTACACGTTGAG GTTGACTATTAATGCGGAGTGTTACCTAAAGCTGCATAACTTTCCAATGGATGAGCACTCGTGTCCACTGGAGTTTTCAAGCT ATGGTTATCCCAAAAATGAGATCAATTACCGGTGGCAGAGACGAGCAGTGGAGGTGGCAGACCAGCAGTACTGGAGACTTTACCAATTTGCCTTTGTAGGGTTGAGAAACACCTCTCATGTGGCGCACACCCAGTCAG GGGAATATGTAATTATGACAATCTTTTTTGACCTGAGTCGGCGAATGGGATACTTCACCATCCAGACATACATTCCCTGCAGCATGATTGTGGTCTTGTCTTGGGTCTCCTTTTGGATCAACAAGGATGCGGTTCCAGCCCGTACATCTCTAG GTATCACCACAGTGCTCACGATGACAACTCTAAGCACCATCTCAAGAAAGTCTCTTCCCAAGGTCTCCTATGTGACTGCAATGGAcctgtttgtctctgtctgcTTCATTTTCACCTTTGCTGCACTTATGGAGTATGGAACTCTGCACTACTTCACCAGCAACAGACAAACCAAGAAGGGCAAAGCCAATAACGTCACACAG CAGAAATCTGTAAGCGTGTTAAATACCCATCCTGGCACCTCCTTGCTGCAGATGACCAACATTGTGCCCTATGACGAGGAAGGGGACTCTGCCTACGATTGTTTGGATGGAAAAGACTGTACCAgctttttctgctgctttgatgACTGCCGCTCCGGTGCCTGGCGTGAAAACAGGATGCATGTGCGAGTTTCCAGGGTTGATTTTTACTCACGGATATTGTTCCCCACCGCTTTTGGCTTTTTCAATCTGGTTTATTGGATAAGTTATCTGTATCTATAA